Proteins encoded in a region of the Flavobacterium sp. MDT1-60 genome:
- a CDS encoding killer suppression protein HigA, with protein MIISFANKQIRELCEEESVAIDMLGQELARKLHSRLADLSAVNTVEDLLLIRIGLPSEINDNDDIPKYKINLSTQKMLVFCAVNVPIDKIDWSKVKRIKILEIREITYE; from the coding sequence TTGATAATATCATTTGCAAATAAACAAATAAGAGAACTGTGCGAAGAGGAAAGTGTTGCAATTGATATGCTAGGGCAGGAATTAGCAAGAAAGTTGCATTCACGTTTAGCAGATTTATCAGCTGTAAATACTGTTGAAGATTTATTGCTTATCAGGATTGGTTTGCCAAGTGAAATAAACGACAATGACGATATACCAAAATATAAAATAAACCTATCTACACAGAAAATGTTAGTTTTTTGTGCTGTTAATGTACCAATTGATAAAATTGATTGGTCTAAAGTTAAACGTATTAAGATTTTAGAGATAAGAGAGATAACATATGAATAA
- a CDS encoding DUF3871 family protein: MDTSIFEISQERGLEIKSVIPERSVLQRNDNTISSSSLYLPKPFIEANTVEMNLSHLKNKCVIPVFSKDNERTIAHQEFIEIVQGCTSRVFPNHAFDKPEIRVSHEIKGRIPEAIQKHAKDLLDHERTQYFERMAFVIRIPGITETINGNEMSLVIGGVRSYNLENLYSKKSFEKFKFFVGFQVKVCCNLCVSTDGFAEEMRVSSYVELQSKIMEVLQNYNAEKHLVKMKKLSEYSLTEHQFATLLGRSKLYQYMPKRDKINVPALNFNDGQLNVVAKDYYEDEHFGRNTDGDINLWNMYNLFTQANKSSYIDTFLDRNVNAFDFSNGISEVLNGSNNYHWFLS, encoded by the coding sequence ATGGACACAAGCATCTTTGAAATTAGCCAAGAGAGGGGATTAGAAATCAAGTCTGTAATTCCTGAGAGATCAGTTCTCCAAAGAAATGATAATACTATTAGTTCTAGTTCCCTATATCTTCCAAAGCCATTTATCGAAGCCAATACTGTGGAAATGAATTTAAGCCACTTAAAGAACAAGTGTGTCATACCAGTATTCTCAAAAGACAATGAAAGAACAATTGCACATCAAGAGTTTATAGAAATTGTGCAAGGATGTACAAGTAGAGTTTTTCCTAATCACGCTTTTGATAAACCTGAAATTAGGGTCAGTCATGAAATAAAAGGAAGAATTCCAGAGGCTATACAAAAACATGCTAAAGATTTGCTTGATCATGAGAGAACTCAATACTTTGAGAGAATGGCTTTCGTTATTAGAATTCCTGGCATCACAGAAACAATTAATGGTAATGAAATGTCTCTTGTAATAGGTGGAGTTAGAAGTTATAATCTCGAAAACTTATACAGCAAAAAATCCTTCGAGAAGTTCAAATTCTTTGTTGGGTTTCAGGTAAAAGTCTGTTGTAATCTCTGCGTAAGTACAGATGGCTTTGCAGAAGAGATGAGGGTAAGCAGTTATGTGGAACTACAGTCAAAGATTATGGAAGTTCTTCAAAATTATAACGCAGAAAAGCATTTAGTGAAAATGAAAAAACTTTCGGAGTACTCTCTTACTGAGCACCAATTTGCAACCCTATTAGGCAGAAGCAAACTCTACCAATATATGCCAAAAAGGGATAAAATAAATGTTCCTGCATTAAATTTTAATGATGGACAGCTGAATGTTGTTGCTAAGGATTATTATGAAGATGAGCACTTTGGTAGAAATACAGATGGAGACATAAATCTCTGGAACATGTATAATCTTTTCACGCAAGCAAATAAAAGCAGTTATATTGATACATTCCTAGATAGGAATGTAAATGCCTTTGATTTCTCAAATGGCATTTCAGAAGTACTAAATGGTAGTAATAATTATCATTGGTTTTTGAGTTGA
- a CDS encoding ImmA/IrrE family metallo-endopeptidase encodes MNNIMSFEPNWVSPPGDTIRDILDEQNITISNFASQMGSSIEIINELIIGDKSINQKIASKLEAYLGVPEEFWLTREKQYRFHFEKIQSENKAWLSNLPFKFMNSNNWIENGDYLQSCLDFFNVPSVRKWKDTYENEIQELSFRTSQTLNSDFASVATWLRRGEIIANQIECKPWNKTLFEISLNEIKKLTRLKNPKDFLPKLVSICAEAGVAVAVVPTPPGCKASGATKFLNENKAILLLSFRYLTDDQFWFTFFHEAGHLILHKKTIHIEMYKDGVVNEQENEANTFAAEFLVPYTYHNELRDLRSNQKKIIKLACELGISAGIIIGQMQYLKIIDFKYLNSYKRRYNWEDINQVFEK; translated from the coding sequence ATGAATAATATAATGAGTTTTGAACCTAATTGGGTATCTCCTCCTGGAGACACTATTAGAGATATTTTAGACGAGCAAAATATTACCATATCAAATTTTGCCTCTCAAATGGGAAGTAGTATAGAAATAATCAATGAATTGATTATTGGAGATAAAAGCATAAATCAGAAAATAGCATCAAAATTGGAGGCTTATTTAGGTGTCCCTGAAGAATTTTGGCTAACAAGAGAAAAACAATATAGATTTCATTTTGAGAAAATTCAATCCGAAAATAAAGCTTGGTTAAGTAATCTACCTTTTAAGTTCATGAATAGTAATAATTGGATTGAAAATGGAGATTATTTACAATCTTGTCTAGATTTTTTTAATGTTCCTAGTGTTAGAAAATGGAAAGACACATATGAGAATGAAATACAAGAATTATCCTTTAGGACATCTCAAACACTTAACTCAGATTTTGCTTCAGTTGCAACTTGGTTGAGAAGGGGAGAGATTATAGCAAATCAAATTGAATGTAAGCCATGGAACAAAACACTATTTGAGATTTCTTTAAATGAAATAAAAAAACTAACTAGATTAAAAAATCCAAAAGATTTTCTTCCAAAACTTGTTAGTATATGTGCAGAGGCTGGTGTTGCTGTAGCAGTTGTGCCAACTCCTCCGGGTTGTAAGGCAAGTGGAGCTACAAAATTTTTAAATGAAAATAAAGCGATATTATTATTAAGTTTTAGATATTTAACTGATGATCAATTTTGGTTTACTTTTTTTCATGAAGCAGGTCATTTAATTCTTCATAAGAAAACTATTCATATTGAGATGTATAAAGATGGAGTTGTTAATGAACAGGAAAATGAGGCTAATACTTTTGCAGCTGAATTTTTAGTTCCTTATACTTATCATAATGAATTAAGAGATTTAAGAAGTAATCAAAAAAAAATTATCAAACTTGCTTGCGAATTAGGTATTTCTGCAGGTATTATTATAGGACAAATGCAATATTTAAAAATAATTGATTTTAAATATTTAAATAGTTACAAAAGAAGATATAATTGGGAAGATATTAATCAAGTGTTTGAAAAGTAA